In Aedes albopictus strain Foshan chromosome 3, AalbF5, whole genome shotgun sequence, the following are encoded in one genomic region:
- the LOC115268065 gene encoding luciferin sulfotransferase isoform X1 has product MFRYNALNRDEVKRFETPYSENFMEVHLEDTAVNPTGDSSWKPVHCIMPSRYRLYADRIRNLTVYEDDVWIVTFPKAGTTWTQEMVWLIDHDLDYATASAVNLNERSVFLEVCAFISNIEKPDTIGKVEKMPRPRHIKSHLPLALLPKQLWTVKPKIVYTARNPKDVTTSFMHHYRHLQGFQGSQEDFLDGILADKIMYCPQIKHATEFWSISHLDHLLFLHYEDMKRHLPEVLQKVCRFFGKSYIKPQLDGLEKHLMFDTMKDNNAANNRALVAQVQSGMGISTDFKFMRKGQVGSYKDELPEEFVTKLEEFTQYQLLGSQFLYKI; this is encoded by the exons ATGTTTCGATACAACGCCCTAAACCGTGATGAGGTAAAACGCTTCGAGACACCATACAGCGAAAACTTTATGGAAGTACACTTGGAAGACACTGCGGTAAATCCTACGGGGGATTCGTCTTGGAAACCGGTCCACTGCATAATGCCCTCCAGGTATCGTCTGTATGCGGATCGTATCCGAAATCTAACCGTGTACGAAGACGATGTATGGATTGTAACCTTCCCTAAGGCAGGCACAACGTGGACTCAAGAAATGGTGTGGCTAATCGATCATGACTTGGATTATGCTACGGCTTCGGCCGTCAATCTGAATGAAAGATCTGTCTTTCTAGA GGTTTGTGCCTTTATTTCCAACATAGAAAAACCGGATACAATAGGAAAGGTCGAAAAAATGCCCAGACCTCGACACATTAAAAGTCACCTACCTTTGGCCCTACTTCCCAAACAACTTTGGACTGTTAAGCCGAAAATCGTCTACACCGCTAGGAACCCAAAAGATGTCACTACTTCATTCATGCACCATTACAGACACCTTCAAGGTTTCCAGGGCTCGCAAGAAGACTTTCTTGATGGGATTTTAGCGGATAAAATTATGTACTGTCCCCAAATCAAGCACGCCACTGAATTTTGGTCGATATCACACCTAGATCATTTACTGTTCTTGCATTACGAAGACATGAAAAGGCATTTGCCAGAAGTTCTTCAAAAGGTTTGCCGCTTTTTCGGAAAATCCTACATTAAACCACAACTGGATGGCTTAGAAAAGCATTTGATGTTTGACACAATGAAAG ATAACAATGCTGCAAATAATCGGGCACTGGTCGCTCAAGTGCAATCTGGCATGGgaatttccacagatttcaaattCATGCGGAAGGGCCAAGTTGGATCATACAAAGATGAGCTTCCAGAAGAGTTCGTCACCAAACTCGAAGAGTTTACTCAGTATCAGTTGCTTGGATCACAATTTCTATACAAGATATAG
- the LOC115268065 gene encoding luciferin sulfotransferase isoform X2, giving the protein MFRYNALNRDEVKRFETPYSENFMEVHLEDTAVNPTGDSSWKPVHCIMPSRVCAFISNIEKPDTIGKVEKMPRPRHIKSHLPLALLPKQLWTVKPKIVYTARNPKDVTTSFMHHYRHLQGFQGSQEDFLDGILADKIMYCPQIKHATEFWSISHLDHLLFLHYEDMKRHLPEVLQKVCRFFGKSYIKPQLDGLEKHLMFDTMKDNNAANNRALVAQVQSGMGISTDFKFMRKGQVGSYKDELPEEFVTKLEEFTQYQLLGSQFLYKI; this is encoded by the exons ATGTTTCGATACAACGCCCTAAACCGTGATGAGGTAAAACGCTTCGAGACACCATACAGCGAAAACTTTATGGAAGTACACTTGGAAGACACTGCGGTAAATCCTACGGGGGATTCGTCTTGGAAACCGGTCCACTGCATAATGCCCTCCAG GGTTTGTGCCTTTATTTCCAACATAGAAAAACCGGATACAATAGGAAAGGTCGAAAAAATGCCCAGACCTCGACACATTAAAAGTCACCTACCTTTGGCCCTACTTCCCAAACAACTTTGGACTGTTAAGCCGAAAATCGTCTACACCGCTAGGAACCCAAAAGATGTCACTACTTCATTCATGCACCATTACAGACACCTTCAAGGTTTCCAGGGCTCGCAAGAAGACTTTCTTGATGGGATTTTAGCGGATAAAATTATGTACTGTCCCCAAATCAAGCACGCCACTGAATTTTGGTCGATATCACACCTAGATCATTTACTGTTCTTGCATTACGAAGACATGAAAAGGCATTTGCCAGAAGTTCTTCAAAAGGTTTGCCGCTTTTTCGGAAAATCCTACATTAAACCACAACTGGATGGCTTAGAAAAGCATTTGATGTTTGACACAATGAAAG ATAACAATGCTGCAAATAATCGGGCACTGGTCGCTCAAGTGCAATCTGGCATGGgaatttccacagatttcaaattCATGCGGAAGGGCCAAGTTGGATCATACAAAGATGAGCTTCCAGAAGAGTTCGTCACCAAACTCGAAGAGTTTACTCAGTATCAGTTGCTTGGATCACAATTTCTATACAAGATATAG
- the LOC109425991 gene encoding luciferin sulfotransferase: MFRYNLLDHNEVKRFETPYNENFMEVHLEDTSVNPSGNQCWQPVHCIMPSKYRLHADRIRNLPVYEDDVWIVTFPKAGTTWTQEMVWLIDHDLDYNTASSVNLTERSVFLEVGAFVSNIDVPDTITQVEQLKRPRHIKSHLPLALLPKQLWTVKPKIIYTARNPKDVTTSFMHHYKYLHGYEGSQKDFLDGILADKIIYCPQIKHATEFWDVCHREHVLFLHYEDMKRNLAKVIQDVCNFFGKTFTSSQLAELKQHLMFDTMKENKSANNQILVTQFQAALGVPNDFKFMRKGQVGGYKDELPVAFVNKLNDFVRNELHGKEFKYRE; this comes from the exons ATGTTTCGTTACAACCTTCTCGATCACAACGAGGTAAAACGCTTCGAGACTCCATACAACGAGAATTTCATGGAAGTACACTTGGAAGACACCTCAGTAAACCCTTCAGGAAATCAATGTTGGCAACCGGTTCACTGCATCATGCCTTCCAAATATCGTCTGCATGCTGACCGTATCCGAAATCTACCGGTTTATGAAGACGACGTTTGGATAGTAACTTTCCCCAAAGCAGGCACTACGTGGACTCAAGAAATGGTTTGGCTAATCGACCACGACCTGGACTATAATACGGCTTCATCCGTCAATCTTACTGAAAGATCCGTATTCTTGGA AGTGGGTGCATTTGTTTCGAATATTGACGTACCAGATACCATCACTCAGGTTGAGCAGCTGAAGCGTCCTCGCCACATCAAAAGCCACCTTCCGCTAGCTCTGCTTCCAAAGCAACTGTGGACTGTTAAACCGAAAATTATCTACACCGCGAGGAATCCGAAAGATGTTACCACATCGTTCATGCATCATTATAAATATTTGCATggttacgaaggttctcagaaagACTTCCTGGACGGAATTCTCGCCGATAAAATAATCTACTGTCCTCAGATCAAACATGCTACCGAGTTTTGGGACGTTTGCCATCGAGAACACGTGCTATTTTTACATTATGAAGACATGAAGAGAAACCTGGCAAAAGTTATTCAAGACGTGTGCAACTTTTTCGGAAAAACTTTCACTTCAAGCCAACTGGCCGAACTGAAACAACACTTGATGTTCGATACAATGAAAG aaaacaaaTCTGCAAACAATCAAATTCTGGTGACGCAGTTCCAGGCGGCACTGGGTGTCCCTAATGATTTCAAGTTTATGCGAAAGGGGCAAGTTGGTGGCTACAAGGATGAACTTCCAGTAGCATTTGTCAACAAATTGAATGATTTTGTTCGAAACGAACTGCACGGAAAGGAATTCAAGTATAGAGAATAA